The following nucleotide sequence is from Deltaproteobacteria bacterium.
GAGTTTTACGTAACTCCTCGTCATTCCTACGAAAGTAGGAATCCAATTCCGATAAAAGTGAAAAATGAGACTAAGAGTCAGCTTAAGGCGGGGGCTTTGACCATCCCAGCATGGGACAGTAAATTACCCCACACATTGTTCAGCAATTATTAAGCAATAAAAGTGCCAATTATAAAATCCATACAATATTCAATAATTACCGATAAGCCATTTTGCCTATCGCGTACGCAAGTTTTTTGTTAGGCGGCTCAAACAAGCTGCTCAATGGTAAAATGGTCACTTAAAGGGTTAATAATTTTAACATCCTTAAATAAACGGCCGTCTTGCAAATCTTCACTTAATATAAATTTTACTTTATTTTGCTGGGCAACGGCCAAAAGCTGTGCGTCCCAATAGGCGATACTATGATCAATAACAATTCGCGCTGCCTGTGTGGTTACAACATCATTGATTGGTAGTATCAACCACGCTTGTGAAAAATTTTGCATGAGCATGCATGCTTCTTCGGTGGTCAATTTAGCTATTAGTTTACGCGTCACCACCGTAAAAAACTCGCCCATAATTTGCGCTGACAACACAATTTCATGCCGCTGCGTTAACTCTTGCAATAACTTAATGACACAAAGCTGTTTGGCGGTTTCACTGCGATCATAGGCATAAACAAGAATGTTGGTATCAAGAAGAACGCGACTCAACGTAATCCCCGATCATAGAGTTCATCGCGTGTCCAACTTCTGCCACCAACTACCGGCCCACGAGCGGCTACTTCATTTGAAAAAGCAATTAGCCTTGCATAGGCACGCTGGCGCTGCTCATCTTGTGACGTTTCTA
It contains:
- a CDS encoding PIN domain-containing protein, with protein sequence MSRVLLDTNILVYAYDRSETAKQLCVIKLLQELTQRHEIVLSAQIMGEFFTVVTRKLIAKLTTEEACMLMQNFSQAWLILPINDVVTTQAARIVIDHSIAYWDAQLLAVAQQNKVKFILSEDLQDGRLFKDVKIINPLSDHFTIEQLV